A genomic segment from Sorangium aterium encodes:
- the tnpA gene encoding IS66 family insertion sequence element accessory protein TnpA translates to MATKAEWAERVGRWERSGQSAEKFARHEGYKPKQLYSRRWKLRSDGAPPPSSTEAPHFLPVHVVTDASPVAPEPVAHEPSARGARKNAASMSMRA, encoded by the coding sequence ATGGCGACGAAGGCAGAGTGGGCCGAGCGGGTGGGGCGATGGGAGCGCAGCGGGCAAAGCGCCGAGAAGTTCGCGCGGCATGAAGGGTACAAGCCGAAGCAGCTGTACTCGCGGCGCTGGAAGCTGCGATCAGACGGGGCTCCGCCGCCGTCGTCAACGGAGGCGCCGCACTTCCTACCGGTCCACGTGGTGACCGACGCATCGCCCGTCGCACCGGAACCGGTCGCCCACGAGCCAAGCGCGCGTGGAGCGCGGAAGAACGCGGCTTCAATGTCCATGCGGGCGTGA
- a CDS encoding UvrD-helicase domain-containing protein gives MDYLAIPQTTASWFTGKSALIGALAVDLDKLVRDSALRTGVIAVGPIRAAGTPDGVVLALWNVDYLSGTGAESWGLVRLTSEYGLMDKPEMIREVLARELQVIDRRLQGLLLDSAWEIRTELDDVSTCIAGGGKAWRKHRIGYVEGDGLADNSTIKGVLIAGPAWEDNAFRTAILRENNTLGALLPCANSLLVNVTKRPTLEFSALTMAPLLVPRSPEPSVNDLVIPVSLPALESVAPDQVYETLAWTYDDWLSHERQLSSTQRVVLQQDIVERQPVRLVGAAGSGKTLLMMLLSILQLRKAASSKRSLRALYIAHNSAMRDNAASRLHNLGAEEYIESRGPQRLEVRTLFDYAREVLRIPDLLLIDRDADASKRYQRQLTLESIRQVFSNHRADVDDSPLLAQVSSEPELMDLFADLVGDEISVAIKGHGMTTASDPRQYVESEKRLSRLHGVLTVSERGLMWEVFLRYQEEIAQENGLLDADDLALSLLGRLRTPLWELRRPQEGYDIIFVDEAQLFNENEKRLFPLIAKRGSFVPMVIALDQAQQTRSLSSAGLGVFGVDDVSNQTLRTVHRCSADVLRLAFYIIQHTTDLFGADFPDFTSDTTSGRHQNGPSPRVQRGADESAAEIAARCVKELRQRNVRQIAVVCFAARYWNALRDELRSLKEPLREIEARGQSLPSGGQPLVVLARPDSIGGQEFDAVVCVGLEQGVVPIRVHGNDGLSAALEQQALREMYLAFTRARTELVIVVGRGAAPTSILQAAIRQKLLSDPTPST, from the coding sequence ATGGACTACCTAGCAATCCCTCAGACTACTGCCAGCTGGTTCACTGGAAAGAGCGCATTGATCGGTGCGCTTGCCGTTGATTTGGACAAGTTGGTGCGCGATAGCGCACTCCGCACTGGCGTCATTGCGGTCGGCCCCATCCGGGCCGCAGGCACGCCTGATGGCGTTGTGTTGGCCCTCTGGAACGTCGATTATCTCAGCGGAACGGGCGCTGAATCTTGGGGCCTTGTTCGATTAACGTCGGAATACGGACTCATGGATAAACCAGAGATGATTCGCGAGGTCCTAGCTCGCGAACTTCAGGTTATCGATCGCCGCCTCCAGGGACTTCTTCTCGATTCTGCGTGGGAAATTCGAACCGAACTAGATGACGTTAGCACTTGCATTGCAGGCGGAGGAAAGGCCTGGAGAAAGCATCGCATTGGATATGTTGAGGGCGACGGACTGGCGGACAATTCAACGATCAAGGGGGTCTTGATCGCAGGTCCGGCTTGGGAAGACAATGCGTTCCGCACCGCAATCCTGCGCGAGAATAACACTCTAGGCGCTCTCTTGCCTTGTGCGAATTCGCTTCTCGTGAATGTTACTAAACGTCCGACACTTGAATTCTCGGCGTTGACGATGGCGCCACTCCTGGTTCCGCGATCTCCCGAGCCTTCGGTTAACGATTTAGTAATTCCGGTCTCGCTTCCAGCTCTGGAGTCCGTCGCGCCTGACCAAGTATACGAGACCCTTGCTTGGACGTACGACGATTGGCTCTCGCATGAACGCCAATTGTCTTCCACGCAACGAGTGGTACTGCAACAAGACATCGTGGAAAGGCAGCCGGTACGCTTGGTCGGAGCGGCTGGCTCCGGCAAGACGCTCCTGATGATGTTGCTCAGTATTCTACAGCTTCGAAAAGCGGCCTCGTCAAAGAGATCGCTGCGGGCGCTGTACATTGCGCACAATTCAGCGATGCGCGACAACGCAGCATCACGACTGCACAACCTTGGCGCTGAAGAGTATATCGAAAGCCGCGGACCACAGAGGCTTGAGGTTCGCACTTTGTTCGACTATGCGCGCGAAGTGTTACGGATTCCGGATCTGTTGCTGATTGATCGCGACGCAGACGCCTCTAAGCGGTACCAGCGCCAATTGACACTCGAATCCATTCGGCAAGTCTTTAGCAATCATAGAGCCGATGTCGACGATAGCCCTCTGTTGGCACAGGTTTCGAGCGAACCGGAACTGATGGATCTTTTTGCCGACTTAGTCGGTGACGAGATCTCGGTGGCCATCAAGGGGCATGGCATGACGACGGCGTCTGATCCGCGTCAATACGTCGAATCCGAGAAGCGGCTGAGTCGACTACATGGCGTTTTGACCGTCTCTGAGCGTGGTCTCATGTGGGAAGTCTTCCTGCGTTATCAGGAAGAGATTGCTCAAGAAAACGGCCTATTGGATGCAGACGATCTGGCCCTGTCACTTCTCGGACGGCTTCGGACGCCGCTTTGGGAACTGCGGCGCCCGCAAGAAGGCTACGACATTATTTTTGTTGATGAAGCTCAATTGTTCAACGAGAACGAGAAGCGATTGTTTCCACTTATCGCTAAACGCGGCTCATTCGTTCCCATGGTGATTGCCTTGGATCAGGCACAACAGACACGAAGCTTGTCATCTGCAGGTCTGGGAGTTTTCGGCGTTGATGACGTGAGCAACCAGACGCTTCGCACTGTGCATCGGTGCTCCGCCGATGTTTTACGGCTCGCGTTCTACATTATTCAGCACACGACGGATCTTTTTGGCGCCGACTTTCCTGATTTTACGAGCGACACGACTTCTGGACGCCATCAGAATGGACCTTCACCGCGTGTTCAACGAGGGGCGGACGAGTCTGCTGCGGAGATTGCCGCTCGGTGCGTAAAGGAATTGCGACAGCGCAATGTGCGTCAAATTGCGGTGGTTTGTTTTGCTGCGCGGTATTGGAATGCGCTGCGGGATGAACTCCGTTCCTTGAAGGAGCCATTACGGGAAATCGAAGCAAGAGGACAGTCCTTGCCCAGTGGAGGGCAGCCGCTTGTCGTGCTTGCAAGACCTGATTCGATCGGTGGCCAAGAGTTCGATGCTGTTGTTTGCGTTGGTCTTGAACAGGGCGTCGTTCCGATCAGAGTTCATGGGAACGACGGGCTGTCCGCCGCGCTCGAGCAGCAAGCGCTCCGCGAGATGTATCTGGCTTTTACACGCGCCCGAACCGAGCTGGTCATCGTAGTTGGTCGGGGGGCGGCGCCGACGAGCATTCTTCAGGCTGCTATTCGCCAGAAGCTGCTTTCAGACCCGACTCCGAGCACTTGA